In one window of Primulina tabacum isolate GXHZ01 chromosome 8, ASM2559414v2, whole genome shotgun sequence DNA:
- the LOC142553773 gene encoding sm-like protein LSM4 isoform X1 codes for MLPLSLLKTAQGHPMLVELKNGETYNGHLVNCDTWMNIHLREVICTSKDGDRFWRMPECYIRGNTIKYLRVPDEVIDKVQEETKRSDRKPPGVGRGRGRGRDDNSAGRSSKGIGRGVLDDGGGRGGRGKGLSGSKPSGGGRGRG; via the exons ATG cttccactttcgCTGCTTAAGACTGCACAAGGGCATCCCATG CTTGTGGAGCTGAAAAACGGTGAAACTTATAATGGGCATTTGGTGAATTGTGATACTTGGATGAATATCCATCTTCGAGAAGTAATCTGTACGTCAAAG GATGGAGATCGATTTTGGAGAATGCCAGAATGCTACATTCGTGGGAATACTATTAAGTACCTCCGAGTTCCAGATGAG GTCATTGACAAAGTTCAGGAAGAAACCAAGAGATCAG ACAGAAAACCACCTGGAGTTGGACGTGGAAGAGGAAGAGGTAGAGATGACAACTCAGCTGGAAGATCCTCGAAAGGAATTGGGCGTGGTGTTTTAGATGATGGAGGTGGCCGAGGAGGCCGAGGAAAGGGTCTGTCTGGCAGCAAACCATCCG GCGGAGGTCGCGGACGTGGTTGA
- the LOC142553773 gene encoding sm-like protein LSM4 isoform X2 → MLPLSLLKTAQGHPMLVELKNGETYNGHLVNCDTWMNIHLREVICTSKDGDRFWRMPECYIRGNTIKYLRVPDEVIDKVQEETKRSDRKPPGVGRGRGRGRDDNSAGRSSKGIGRGVLDDGGGRGGRGKGLSGSKPSGNRGKDG, encoded by the exons ATG cttccactttcgCTGCTTAAGACTGCACAAGGGCATCCCATG CTTGTGGAGCTGAAAAACGGTGAAACTTATAATGGGCATTTGGTGAATTGTGATACTTGGATGAATATCCATCTTCGAGAAGTAATCTGTACGTCAAAG GATGGAGATCGATTTTGGAGAATGCCAGAATGCTACATTCGTGGGAATACTATTAAGTACCTCCGAGTTCCAGATGAG GTCATTGACAAAGTTCAGGAAGAAACCAAGAGATCAG ACAGAAAACCACCTGGAGTTGGACGTGGAAGAGGAAGAGGTAGAGATGACAACTCAGCTGGAAGATCCTCGAAAGGAATTGGGCGTGGTGTTTTAGATGATGGAGGTGGCCGAGGAGGCCGAGGAAAGGGTCTGTCTGGCAGCAAACCATCCGGTAACCGAGGAAAAGATGGAtga